The following are encoded together in the Bradyrhizobium sp. CCGUVB1N3 genome:
- a CDS encoding NUMOD3 domain-containing DNA-binding protein, which yields MFDGTFANEIGMALSPQWMVYCLHDDSCNSPWLHGWVGVTSCLKRRLYAHRRSRRLPAGFQVKMLLEASKAECLAYAAELRPRPGIGWNRGRGGFTDGRGLRGVAKSPEHREKIRQAALRRYSDHSERKRTQQAVKKAFEAIRRDGKHNAMSGRHHSEETKRKISIARRHY from the coding sequence ATGTTCGATGGCACATTTGCGAACGAAATTGGCATGGCCCTATCTCCTCAGTGGATGGTGTATTGTCTGCACGACGACAGCTGCAATTCACCGTGGCTTCACGGTTGGGTTGGAGTGACGAGCTGTTTGAAGCGCCGGCTCTATGCCCATCGGCGAAGCCGTCGCCTGCCTGCTGGTTTTCAGGTCAAGATGCTGCTCGAAGCATCGAAGGCTGAGTGTTTGGCTTACGCAGCAGAGCTGCGACCGCGCCCTGGCATCGGCTGGAATCGTGGCCGAGGCGGCTTCACCGACGGTCGCGGTTTGCGCGGAGTCGCGAAATCGCCAGAGCATCGCGAGAAGATTCGGCAAGCTGCCTTGCGGCGCTATTCCGACCACTCAGAGCGCAAGCGCACCCAACAGGCCGTCAAGAAGGCATTCGAAGCAATCCGGCGCGATGGCAAACACAACGCGATGTCTGGCCGCCATCACTCAGAAGAAACAAAGCGGAAGATAAGCATAGCGCGCCGACACTATTAG
- a CDS encoding phage tail sheath C-terminal domain-containing protein, with the protein MAGLPTINLRALLVGVAKGGTAEPDIAVPIGSQAQADAQFGEGSELARMFKAFFANNFANEIWGLPMTEPTGSMAATGDIVITTAPTEAGTIHLYVAGDYVPVNVLTTDTPTAIAQVIADAINADTGLPVTAAAVTGTVTLTSVFKSINANEINVSMNYYGSIGGQQTPVGLGITLPATGFLTGGTGTPPFTTAITNLGDEPFEYVAMPYTDSNSLFEWDQEYGFTDQGRWGWRRELFGHVISAKRGTYAALLTFGDTMNSGVESIMGFEVASPSPSFEWAAAYTAKTQRAFINDPARPLQALSLNQIKAAPIHQRFDFVELNSLASNGIAIQKIGADGQPMIAREQTTYQLNLYGQPDDAYELMTTLATLAKLLRNQKQAITSKFPRHKLANDGTKFGPGQAIVTPGIIKAELINQYQQDMYDGLVEDLVNFKRNLQVERDPNDPNRVNVLYPPDLINQLRIFAVLAQFRLQYDRGIDTQIIGQPQPPFNAASGAS; encoded by the coding sequence ATGGCGGGCCTGCCGACGATCAACCTGCGCGCTCTGCTGGTCGGCGTCGCGAAAGGCGGCACGGCCGAGCCTGATATTGCGGTGCCCATCGGCAGCCAGGCCCAGGCTGATGCACAATTCGGCGAAGGCTCCGAGCTGGCGCGGATGTTCAAGGCTTTCTTCGCGAACAACTTCGCCAACGAGATCTGGGGCCTGCCGATGACCGAGCCGACCGGCTCAATGGCGGCCACTGGCGATATCGTCATCACGACCGCGCCGACCGAAGCTGGCACGATCCATCTCTACGTCGCGGGCGATTATGTCCCCGTCAACGTGCTGACGACCGACACGCCGACGGCGATTGCCCAGGTGATTGCCGATGCGATCAACGCCGACACCGGGCTGCCGGTCACGGCGGCGGCGGTGACGGGCACTGTGACGCTCACCTCGGTCTTCAAGAGCATCAACGCCAACGAGATCAACGTCTCGATGAACTATTACGGCTCGATTGGCGGCCAGCAGACGCCGGTCGGCCTCGGTATCACCTTGCCCGCGACCGGCTTCCTGACCGGCGGCACCGGCACGCCCCCGTTCACCACCGCGATCACCAATCTTGGCGATGAGCCGTTCGAGTACGTTGCGATGCCGTACACCGACAGCAATTCGCTGTTCGAGTGGGACCAGGAATACGGCTTCACCGACCAGGGCCGCTGGGGCTGGCGGCGCGAGCTGTTCGGCCATGTCATCTCGGCCAAGCGCGGCACCTATGCCGCGCTGCTCACATTCGGCGACACCATGAACAGCGGCGTCGAGTCCATCATGGGGTTCGAGGTCGCTTCCCCGTCGCCGTCCTTCGAATGGGCGGCGGCCTATACGGCCAAGACGCAGCGGGCCTTCATCAACGACCCGGCGCGACCGCTGCAGGCGTTGTCGCTCAACCAGATCAAGGCCGCGCCGATCCACCAGCGGTTCGATTTCGTGGAGCTGAACTCGCTCGCATCGAACGGCATCGCGATCCAGAAGATTGGCGCGGACGGCCAGCCGATGATCGCCCGAGAGCAGACGACCTACCAGCTGAACCTTTATGGCCAGCCGGACGATGCTTACGAGCTGATGACCACGCTGGCGACGCTGGCGAAGCTGCTGCGCAACCAGAAGCAGGCGATCACCTCGAAATTCCCGCGGCACAAGCTCGCCAACGACGGCACCAAGTTCGGCCCAGGCCAGGCCATCGTCACCCCCGGCATCATCAAGGCCGAGCTGATCAACCAGTATCAGCAGGATATGTACGACGGCCTGGTCGAGGACCTGGTCAACTTCAAGCGCAACCTCCAGGTCGAGCGCGACCCGAACGACCCGAACCGGGTCAACGTGCTGTACCCGCCCGACCTCATCAACCAGCTGCGCATCTTCGCGGTGCTTGCGCAGTTCAGGCTGCAGTACGACCGCGGCATCGACACCCAGATCATCGGCCAGCCGCAGCCGCCGTTCAACGCGGCGTCGGGCGCGTCCTGA
- a CDS encoding HNH endonuclease, giving the protein MQDGHCFYCAADLSATAWTVDHLIPLIRGGSDGPENIVVACPSCNFRKADRTPEEFAAGISHRRKMWRKGLLV; this is encoded by the coding sequence GTGCAGGATGGACACTGCTTCTATTGCGCGGCAGATCTGTCAGCAACGGCTTGGACGGTCGATCACCTCATCCCTCTCATACGCGGCGGCAGCGATGGTCCAGAGAACATCGTGGTCGCTTGCCCATCCTGCAATTTTCGGAAGGCCGATCGCACTCCAGAGGAGTTTGCGGCTGGCATATCTCATAGGAGGAAAATGTGGCGCAAAGGATTGCTGGTATAG
- a CDS encoding phage tail tube protein, whose product MAQRIAGIAFLTVDGTQLALRGNFTVSPSPVERTMIAGQDGVHGYQELPRVPYIEGDLSTLPGFYLEDLLAETDVTVVAQLANNMQYILTGGTCKGGFENNTRDGQVRVRWEGITCQEVSLA is encoded by the coding sequence GTGGCGCAAAGGATTGCTGGTATAGCGTTCCTCACTGTCGATGGGACGCAATTGGCGCTGCGCGGCAACTTCACCGTCAGCCCGTCACCGGTCGAGCGCACCATGATCGCAGGCCAAGACGGCGTGCACGGCTATCAGGAGCTGCCGCGCGTGCCGTACATCGAGGGCGATCTCTCGACGTTGCCGGGTTTCTATTTGGAGGACTTGCTCGCCGAGACCGATGTCACCGTCGTCGCCCAGCTTGCCAATAACATGCAGTACATCCTCACGGGCGGGACCTGCAAAGGCGGCTTCGAGAACAACACGCGCGATGGCCAGGTGCGCGTGCGCTGGGAGGGCATCACCTGCCAGGAGGTTAGCCTCGCATGA
- a CDS encoding phage tail assembly protein yields the protein MNVAPKREGFVDGRPTPKVIDAEPLPQSEAKPSRAMPPPEVEPSPAEQPPMWQDEWPLKVKLINKPIHNNKGEKITELVLREPRAGDINRYGNPVRINQDGDVVWDERKMTYMIAALSDILAPFIEDMHPRDWNTVAMKLRNFFLPDPRAW from the coding sequence ATGAACGTAGCGCCGAAACGAGAAGGCTTCGTCGACGGGAGGCCCACGCCGAAGGTCATTGACGCCGAACCGCTGCCGCAGTCAGAAGCCAAGCCGTCGCGCGCGATGCCGCCGCCCGAGGTCGAGCCGTCGCCCGCCGAGCAGCCGCCGATGTGGCAGGATGAATGGCCGCTCAAGGTCAAGCTGATCAACAAGCCCATTCACAACAACAAGGGCGAAAAGATCACGGAGCTGGTCTTGCGGGAGCCCCGCGCGGGCGACATCAACCGCTACGGCAATCCGGTGCGCATCAACCAGGACGGCGACGTGGTCTGGGACGAGCGCAAGATGACCTACATGATCGCGGCGCTCTCGGACATCCTCGCGCCGTTCATCGAGGACATGCATCCTCGCGACTGGAATACGGTGGCGATGAAGCTCCGAAATTTTTTTCTGCCCGATCCACGGGCCTGGTAG
- a CDS encoding CHAP domain-containing protein: protein MPTEQEELKLIVSLVDNASPGLDKIVEKTKEMGGPQVKEAHEKMRRGTEELSKAFKEMTGGFGEAFKALGSFRGGLVAGAGGLALFGVEMTRQVAEMKKWAEELRGISQAAKSIGVDPASMKNIISQFEAVGVSADQTQANLGKMAEAVADFNRQGSALRRELLHMAGPTPEAQANMREFLDKVVRARTEEERYNAVAEARNNVLKNALANGYTLQEATNRANAFASHFWDKTMEAKERLNQLSAEEQRIQNERIAKAREFANITGDIASEWADIIEELKAPFLDPAIKAAKVFLEVSKEIHEWLKKNYELAKPDEAKKSIQDTFGKFRGPLQLGTPQAEEQKKTTEENTEAQKQLKQSNDQLIDALKQQGYSPMSYTGGGVGRNPFLQNASFTTGGPRGFSYGGGGGYGPFGGGRGFGGGGGGGGNSSYGGGGSGGYGGGGGAPYGSDTGGETGGPQSGPAGDPSVPSDILAKARSVALHGGPRAVEQFMASQGYPKQGSWCGEFAASVVKSVGGTPPKGAAIASNWRNWGTPVAPGDVQPGDIAVADRGVRTGATGSHVTIVEDINRKAGTFTGLGGNQGRGFESQFALKGYSFRRSTGEPPNGQTAGPGTGAGAGGTPATADGAKGAGGDQRAAMMAEVNQDPATKQLLYRMMRSEGGGAPTVEALFNRTQMIRQKVPGYKIGDELRSGFYGPINRGQTGGPLSENERAKYDKTLGEVVGGSDYIQGRTNQGMASDPGAGLPGRVPVPGSHEVYNYWEGRRKGVNFSVADSARFARERLDSRMAAANKVEGSGKISVDVNAPKGTKVDAQGGGIFKDVEINRQTQMERARSGPETISI, encoded by the coding sequence ATGCCCACGGAGCAAGAGGAGCTGAAGCTTATCGTCTCGCTGGTCGATAACGCTTCGCCTGGCCTCGACAAGATCGTCGAAAAAACCAAGGAGATGGGTGGGCCGCAGGTCAAGGAAGCCCACGAGAAGATGCGGCGTGGGACCGAGGAGCTGAGCAAAGCCTTCAAGGAAATGACAGGCGGCTTCGGCGAAGCTTTCAAGGCGCTGGGCTCATTCCGGGGCGGTCTGGTCGCTGGTGCTGGCGGCCTGGCGCTGTTCGGCGTCGAGATGACCAGGCAGGTCGCCGAGATGAAGAAGTGGGCCGAGGAGCTGCGCGGCATCAGCCAGGCGGCAAAATCCATCGGCGTCGATCCCGCCTCGATGAAAAATATCATCAGCCAATTCGAGGCTGTCGGGGTCAGCGCGGACCAGACGCAAGCCAATCTCGGTAAGATGGCCGAGGCGGTTGCCGACTTCAACCGCCAGGGCAGCGCGCTGCGCCGCGAACTGCTGCACATGGCGGGACCGACGCCAGAGGCGCAGGCGAATATGCGCGAATTCCTCGACAAGGTCGTCCGCGCCAGGACCGAGGAAGAGCGATACAACGCGGTCGCCGAGGCCCGCAACAACGTCCTGAAGAACGCGCTGGCCAACGGCTACACGCTCCAGGAAGCGACTAATCGTGCGAACGCATTCGCCTCGCACTTTTGGGACAAGACGATGGAGGCGAAGGAACGCCTCAACCAGCTGTCGGCGGAAGAGCAGCGCATCCAGAACGAGCGGATCGCCAAGGCGCGCGAGTTCGCCAACATCACGGGCGACATCGCTTCCGAATGGGCCGACATCATCGAGGAGCTGAAAGCGCCGTTCCTCGACCCCGCGATCAAAGCGGCAAAGGTGTTCCTGGAGGTCAGCAAGGAAATCCACGAGTGGCTGAAGAAGAACTACGAGCTGGCGAAGCCTGACGAGGCCAAAAAGTCGATCCAGGACACGTTCGGCAAATTCCGTGGACCGCTGCAGCTCGGCACGCCGCAGGCCGAGGAGCAGAAGAAGACCACCGAAGAAAACACCGAGGCCCAGAAGCAGCTGAAGCAGTCGAACGATCAGCTCATCGACGCGCTGAAGCAGCAGGGCTACTCGCCGATGAGCTATACGGGCGGCGGCGTCGGCCGCAATCCGTTTCTGCAGAACGCGAGCTTTACCACGGGTGGGCCGCGGGGCTTCAGCTACGGCGGCGGTGGTGGTTATGGTCCGTTCGGCGGCGGGCGCGGCTTCGGTGGCGGTGGTGGTGGCGGCGGCAACAGCAGTTACGGCGGCGGCGGCTCGGGCGGCTATGGCGGCGGCGGTGGTGCGCCGTATGGCAGCGACACGGGCGGCGAGACGGGCGGCCCTCAGAGCGGTCCCGCAGGCGATCCCAGCGTGCCGTCCGACATCCTGGCCAAGGCGCGTTCGGTCGCGCTGCACGGCGGCCCGCGCGCTGTCGAGCAGTTCATGGCCAGCCAGGGCTATCCCAAGCAGGGCAGCTGGTGCGGCGAGTTCGCGGCGTCCGTCGTCAAGTCGGTCGGCGGCACGCCACCAAAGGGCGCGGCCATCGCATCGAATTGGCGCAATTGGGGCACCCCGGTCGCACCGGGAGACGTGCAACCTGGCGACATCGCGGTCGCGGATCGCGGCGTGCGAACCGGAGCGACGGGTAGCCACGTCACTATCGTTGAGGACATCAACCGGAAGGCCGGGACCTTCACCGGCCTCGGTGGCAACCAGGGGCGCGGGTTCGAGTCGCAGTTTGCGCTGAAGGGCTACAGCTTCCGTCGCTCGACCGGCGAACCGCCGAACGGGCAGACTGCAGGTCCCGGCACGGGCGCAGGCGCTGGCGGCACGCCAGCAACAGCGGACGGAGCCAAGGGCGCGGGCGGCGACCAGCGCGCCGCGATGATGGCAGAGGTCAACCAGGACCCTGCCACGAAGCAATTGCTCTATCGGATGATGCGTTCCGAGGGCGGCGGCGCTCCCACGGTCGAGGCGCTGTTCAATCGCACGCAGATGATCCGGCAGAAGGTGCCGGGCTACAAGATCGGCGACGAATTGCGGAGCGGCTTCTATGGCCCGATCAACCGGGGCCAAACTGGCGGCCCTCTCAGCGAGAACGAGCGGGCGAAATACGACAAAACGCTGGGCGAAGTGGTTGGCGGCAGCGACTACATCCAAGGCCGCACCAATCAAGGCATGGCGTCCGATCCCGGCGCGGGTCTTCCGGGTCGCGTGCCGGTGCCGGGCTCACATGAGGTCTACAATTATTGGGAAGGCCGACGCAAAGGCGTCAACTTCTCAGTCGCCGACAGCGCGCGGTTTGCACGCGAGCGGCTCGATAGCCGGATGGCTGCGGCCAACAAGGTCGAGGGCTCGGGCAAGATCAGCGTCGACGTGAACGCGCCGAAGGGCACCAAGGTCGACGCCCAGGGCGGCGGCATCTTCAAGGACGTTGAGATCAATCGGCAAACCCAGATGGAGCGCGCGAGAAGCGGGCCCGAGACGATATCGATATGA
- a CDS encoding DNA circularization N-terminal domain-containing protein, which translates to MSTIFEITPNKPSWRDDWVRATYNNAPFHCEANSRESGRRIVEHQFPKKEYPYAEDMGRMAREFTIRAYCIVYARDDDDLFRTDYRKVRDRLIDALETEGPGILQLSTQPPQTVVVAKYRMTEEERFGGFCTFDITFLEYGTDPLFDPGQEDTQATVANASQAVRDQVQRTLAPPSPSIGTGAIEV; encoded by the coding sequence ATGAGCACCATTTTCGAGATCACGCCGAACAAGCCGAGCTGGCGCGACGACTGGGTTCGCGCGACCTACAACAACGCGCCCTTCCATTGCGAGGCCAACAGCCGCGAGAGCGGGCGGCGCATTGTCGAACATCAATTTCCGAAGAAGGAATATCCCTATGCCGAGGACATGGGGCGCATGGCGCGCGAGTTCACCATCCGCGCCTATTGCATCGTCTACGCCCGCGACGATGACGATCTGTTTCGCACCGACTATCGCAAGGTGCGCGACCGGCTGATCGATGCGCTGGAAACTGAAGGCCCAGGCATTCTGCAGCTCTCGACGCAGCCGCCGCAGACCGTGGTGGTGGCGAAATATCGGATGACGGAGGAAGAGCGCTTCGGCGGCTTTTGCACGTTTGACATCACTTTCCTCGAGTACGGCACCGACCCGCTGTTCGATCCCGGCCAAGAGGACACCCAGGCAACCGTCGCGAACGCCTCGCAGGCCGTGCGCGACCAGGTGCAGCGCACGCTTGCGCCGCCGTCTCCGTCCATCGGCACAGGAGCGATTGAGGTATGA
- a CDS encoding phage baseplate assembly protein produces the protein MPKPQETAVLVVNGLKFEDWEFVMVRRNWGDSYAYFQFSAAERDPIFKQGSPFPDWQKLQFKPGDHCSVYLAGFLAITGFIEIRQVAYDAFSHGVMLVGKSYTANGGKSSVDTQTGSFDNKNLAQIAQEVWAPYGVGVKTIGQLDLTPFDKLQNNKGEPVWDFMERIARDRGARLACDAFGNFLLIGQHTSPIVAGLIEGKNILSCQCIIDSTMVFETYDVHGSSQGSDDHNGTDASEQKATASTGVGNVLYSKLITPIEESVKSQGEMQARANYEKMWHDGTHIQATITVQGWLREGVTLWSEGEHVHVYSPMAMLDTELAIQQVIFTQDDKKGSITVLNCVDPEWLNAQPSYSVGPTSTSKPPSIPPNQSANSV, from the coding sequence ATGCCAAAGCCGCAGGAGACTGCCGTCCTCGTCGTCAACGGGCTCAAGTTCGAGGACTGGGAATTCGTCATGGTCCGGCGCAACTGGGGCGACTCCTACGCTTATTTCCAGTTCAGCGCAGCCGAGCGCGACCCGATCTTCAAGCAAGGCAGTCCATTCCCCGATTGGCAGAAGCTGCAGTTCAAGCCCGGCGATCATTGCAGCGTCTATCTCGCAGGCTTCCTGGCGATCACCGGCTTCATCGAAATCCGCCAGGTCGCCTATGACGCCTTCAGCCATGGCGTGATGCTGGTGGGAAAGAGCTACACCGCAAACGGCGGCAAGAGCAGCGTCGATACCCAGACCGGCAGCTTCGACAACAAGAACCTAGCGCAGATCGCGCAGGAGGTCTGGGCTCCTTACGGCGTCGGCGTCAAGACCATCGGCCAGCTCGATCTGACGCCATTCGACAAGCTGCAGAACAACAAGGGCGAGCCGGTCTGGGACTTCATGGAGCGCATTGCGCGGGATCGCGGGGCGCGGCTGGCGTGCGATGCCTTCGGCAACTTCCTGCTGATCGGCCAGCACACGTCGCCCATCGTCGCCGGTCTGATCGAAGGGAAAAACATCCTGTCGTGCCAGTGCATCATCGACAGCACGATGGTGTTCGAGACCTATGATGTGCACGGCAGCTCGCAGGGCAGCGACGATCACAACGGCACCGACGCGAGCGAGCAAAAGGCGACGGCGAGCACGGGCGTGGGGAACGTCCTCTACAGCAAGCTGATCACGCCGATCGAGGAGTCCGTCAAGTCGCAAGGCGAGATGCAGGCGCGGGCCAACTACGAGAAGATGTGGCACGACGGCACGCACATCCAGGCGACCATTACCGTGCAGGGCTGGCTGCGCGAAGGTGTGACGCTCTGGAGCGAAGGCGAGCACGTCCATGTCTATTCGCCGATGGCGATGCTCGACACTGAGCTCGCCATCCAGCAGGTGATTTTCACCCAGGACGACAAGAAGGGCAGCATCACCGTGCTCAATTGCGTCGATCCCGAGTGGCTGAACGCCCAGCCGAGCTACAGTGTCGGCCCGACCAGCACGTCCAAGCCGCCCAGCATTCCGCCGAACCAATCGGCCAATTCAGTGTGA
- a CDS encoding phage baseplate assembly protein, giving the protein MHRATPLNSSLRGYSAGGARGVVDQVDDSKLMQEMGGNFMANETRSGVEAPQNYGFTSVVFDAEKDAMGKIKASAEHFSAFIGGSRSFPVAGSMDDRRHRLYKLEKGDTAMFRGRGDKQQFHLSQDGGFWTAPQDKTVRMHLLQEDSESNATMNQGGGSSGSGGSSSGGHAAARDASGGSSSGGGQQGGQQQNRGQQARYKDGQKSPMFVEVTKDKTRMGGNQCHLALADGKTYLHCHTDKQVYVGAEAGKASFDYLVTLSGPCVNSLGKIG; this is encoded by the coding sequence ATGCACCGTGCCACACCGCTCAACAGCTCGCTCCGGGGCTATTCCGCTGGCGGTGCGCGCGGCGTCGTCGATCAGGTCGATGACAGCAAGCTGATGCAGGAAATGGGCGGAAACTTCATGGCCAACGAGACGCGCAGCGGCGTCGAGGCCCCGCAGAACTATGGCTTCACCTCGGTCGTCTTCGACGCCGAGAAGGACGCCATGGGCAAGATCAAAGCGAGCGCGGAGCACTTCTCGGCCTTCATCGGCGGCAGCCGCTCGTTCCCGGTCGCTGGTTCGATGGATGATCGCCGCCACCGGCTCTACAAGCTGGAGAAAGGCGACACCGCGATGTTTCGCGGGCGCGGCGACAAGCAGCAGTTCCACCTGTCGCAGGATGGTGGCTTCTGGACCGCGCCGCAGGACAAGACCGTTCGCATGCATTTGCTGCAGGAGGACAGCGAGAGCAACGCAACGATGAACCAGGGCGGCGGCTCCAGCGGCTCGGGCGGCAGCTCGTCAGGCGGCCACGCGGCTGCCCGTGACGCGAGCGGCGGTTCAAGCAGCGGCGGCGGCCAGCAAGGTGGCCAGCAGCAGAACCGAGGACAGCAGGCGCGCTACAAGGACGGCCAGAAGTCGCCGATGTTCGTCGAGGTCACCAAGGACAAGACGCGGATGGGCGGCAACCAGTGTCACCTCGCGCTCGCCGATGGCAAAACGTACCTGCACTGCCACACCGACAAGCAGGTTTATGTCGGCGCGGAGGCAGGCAAGGCATCCTTCGATTACCTGGTCACGCTGTCTGGCCCGTGCGTCAACTCGCTCGGCAAGATCGGGTGA
- a CDS encoding phage GP46 family protein, with product MPAGYNVPDIRLVQNNVFPQYSVTVDWSLLPDGTLDDTQALATAIIVALGTNALAGPNDILPDPDSSDRMGWWGDMDAQAIWGGWDIGSKLWLLRRSKITPAQARQGSTLVMVENYIAAAIQPFVDRKICSGFDVWVTRVDTQRIDALLRIYRGPLPEIELRYAVLWDAMQT from the coding sequence ATGCCAGCGGGCTACAATGTCCCTGACATCCGGCTCGTCCAGAACAACGTCTTTCCGCAGTATTCCGTCACGGTCGATTGGTCGCTGCTGCCGGATGGCACGCTCGATGATACCCAGGCGCTGGCCACCGCGATCATCGTCGCGCTCGGCACCAACGCGCTCGCTGGCCCGAACGATATCCTGCCCGATCCCGACTCCAGTGATCGCATGGGCTGGTGGGGCGACATGGACGCGCAGGCGATCTGGGGCGGCTGGGATATCGGCTCCAAGCTGTGGCTACTGCGCCGCTCGAAGATCACGCCTGCCCAGGCGCGGCAGGGTTCCACGCTGGTGATGGTCGAGAACTACATCGCCGCTGCGATCCAGCCGTTCGTCGACCGCAAGATTTGCTCGGGCTTCGATGTGTGGGTGACCCGCGTCGACACGCAGCGGATCGATGCCCTGCTGCGCATCTATCGCGGGCCTCTTCCTGAAATCGAGCTTCGCTACGCCGTCCTCTGGGACGCAATGCAAACATGA
- a CDS encoding baseplate J/gp47 family protein, with amino-acid sequence MPWQTPSLRAVRELVRDAVNASLPGADANVPNSVLRVLSDNQGALCHLTLQYVDWLSLQLLPDTAETEWLDRHGQIWLVNADGSTGRKMATLAIGSAQFQGIIDGTVVPAGTQLQSAVELPVNFSSPNTVATFETLEDITTSASVPVTGNIRAVDAGSFGNLPDGSGLSLNPTVPGVISTAFAYALTGGTDTETDDELRARILQRIRNPPMGGAQADYVSWALAVPGVTRAWANVEQGIGTMTVRFMMDDLRADNDGFPLPEDIATVGAYIDKMRPVTVKDCFVAAPIKYFLDLTIADLNPNTDECKAEIEAQLKDMLFRMAAPGQTIFSAWISAAIMKAPGVISLDLVTNNDFVMPNIGSMADLGTILYE; translated from the coding sequence ATGCCCTGGCAGACCCCTTCCTTACGCGCCGTCCGTGAACTGGTCCGCGATGCGGTCAACGCTTCATTGCCTGGAGCGGATGCCAACGTCCCGAACAGCGTGCTGCGGGTTCTCTCGGATAACCAGGGCGCGCTCTGCCACTTGACGCTGCAATATGTCGACTGGCTGTCGCTGCAGCTTCTGCCCGACACCGCCGAGACGGAATGGCTCGATAGGCACGGGCAAATCTGGCTGGTCAACGCGGACGGCTCGACCGGCCGCAAGATGGCGACGCTCGCGATCGGTTCGGCGCAATTCCAGGGCATCATCGACGGCACGGTGGTCCCGGCCGGGACGCAATTGCAGAGCGCGGTCGAGCTGCCGGTCAATTTCAGCTCGCCGAATACGGTGGCGACGTTTGAAACCCTTGAGGACATCACCACGTCGGCGAGCGTGCCGGTCACCGGCAACATCCGGGCGGTCGATGCCGGATCATTCGGCAATCTACCGGACGGATCGGGGCTGTCGCTCAACCCGACGGTCCCTGGCGTCATCAGCACGGCCTTTGCCTACGCTCTGACTGGCGGGACCGACACCGAGACCGACGACGAGCTGCGCGCCAGGATTTTGCAGCGCATCCGCAACCCGCCGATGGGCGGCGCGCAAGCTGACTATGTCTCCTGGGCTTTAGCTGTTCCTGGCGTCACGCGGGCCTGGGCCAATGTCGAGCAAGGCATCGGCACCATGACCGTCCGCTTCATGATGGACGATCTGCGCGCCGACAACGACGGCTTCCCGCTGCCGGAGGACATCGCGACGGTCGGTGCCTACATCGACAAGATGCGGCCCGTCACCGTGAAGGATTGCTTCGTCGCCGCGCCGATCAAGTACTTCCTCGACCTGACCATCGCGGACCTCAACCCGAACACCGACGAGTGCAAGGCCGAGATCGAGGCGCAGCTCAAGGACATGCTGTTCCGGATGGCCGCGCCTGGCCAGACGATCTTCTCGGCGTGGATCAGCGCTGCGATCATGAAGGCTCCGGGCGTGATCTCGCTCGATCTGGTTACCAACAACGACTTCGTCATGCCCAACATCGGCAGCATGGCGGACTTGGGTACAATTCTCTACGAGTAA
- a CDS encoding endonuclease domain-containing protein, which produces MSKSRKRNLDRQREWRRANADKVRGYDRKSYLKHKEKRLAKSARWKADNPERVQEYSTRKERCAQRTAYQRRFYAKKLGFAECVEYPPPPTDSKCAICHRESPLALDHDHETGQFRGYICRDCNLGLGKLGDSIESIRRVLQYLERSQ; this is translated from the coding sequence ATGAGCAAGAGCCGCAAGCGTAACCTCGATCGTCAGCGGGAGTGGCGGCGCGCGAATGCGGATAAGGTCCGTGGCTACGACCGCAAGTCGTACCTGAAGCACAAGGAGAAACGCTTGGCAAAATCCGCGCGCTGGAAAGCGGATAATCCAGAGCGCGTTCAAGAATATTCGACACGCAAGGAGCGGTGCGCGCAGCGAACCGCATACCAACGCCGGTTTTATGCAAAGAAGCTTGGCTTTGCCGAATGTGTCGAGTACCCACCGCCACCGACTGATAGCAAATGCGCGATCTGTCACCGAGAGTCGCCGCTTGCCCTCGACCATGACCATGAGACTGGACAATTTCGAGGCTACATATGTCGCGACTGCAATCTGGGGCTTGGCAAGCTGGGCGACAGTATCGAAAGCATTCGGCGCGTGCTTCAGTATCTGGAGCGTAGCCAATGA